TAAAATAACTTTAAGTTGCGCTGCCAATTCAACTGGTTCAAACGGTTTCGATACAAATGCGTCGGCACCCAAATCCAACGCTCTCACTTTGCTGTTCGAATCTGTTCGCAAAGCAGTTACCATTACAACAGGAATATGTTTTGTTAACTCATCCTCTTTTAACAACTTACAAACTTCGTAACCATCCATGCCCGGCATAATTATATCAAGCAAAATAACATCAGGCTGATGTTCCCTGGCCTGTTCAATTCCTTGCGTTCCCGACATAGCGGTTACAACCTCATAATCAGGCAGCAACATTTTCACCACTGCTTTTATGGTAATTAAGTTGTCTGGCTGGTCGTCAATTGCAAGAATTTTCTCCATTTCTGAAAGTTTTTGGCTTGGATAATTTTATTTGAGAAGCAACAGATTTATTTTTTGTAATAATTCTACAGCATCGATTGGTTTCGAAATATATTCGTCGCATCCGGCTTCTGTTATTTTTTCCCTGTCACCTTTCATTGCTTTTGCAGTTAAAGCAATAACAGGTATATTTTTGGTTTTTTGGTTTTCTTTTAATGCTGCGATAACATCAAAACCATCCTTTTTCGGCAGCGAAATATCAAGCAATATCAAATCAGGAAGTTCAGTTAACGACTTTTGTATACCAAGTTCCCCATCTTCGGCTTCAATGGTTTCGTATTTATTCCCAATAATGGCACGAACAGTAATCCTGTTATCCGGATTATCTTCCACAATCAGAATTTTTGCTTTCTTTCTTTCCTCAATTATTCTTTCGTCAGAAGTTTTTAAACTTGCGGTTTCTGCTTTTTTGATTGACGGATTGCCAACTCCAAGCATCTGGTTGACTTTACTTAAAAGCTCGATAACGTTAATATCTCCTTTTTGAATAAGTTGCTGGATATTATTTGCAGACAATTTATCAAGGTCGGCTTTTGTCAGGTTTTTAGCAGTTAAAATAATAACCGGAATTTCCCGGGTTGATTCTGCACTACGAATATTTTCGAGAACTTCAAAACCATCCATTTCCGGCATCATTAAATCAAGTATTATACCATCAGGAACAGTGTGTTTAACAAACTCTAGTGCCTCTTTGCCTCCACTTGCATGATGAACATTTAGCCCAGCCTTTTGCAAAACCTTGCGAATTTGAATAACTGCCGACTCATTGTCTTCGATAATTAAAATAGTACCGGTATTCTTGTTCGGTTTTTCTGTCTCGTTTTGTGTTTCAGATTCCATCTGACTAACAATCCGGTAAATTTCATTCACCACTTCGGCTTTTGTTGTATCTCCTTTTGCTAAAATAGCAGTAGCGCGGCCTCTCAGAAAATCCTTTTCTGTTTGGCTCAAATCTTTTGCGGTAACAACTATAACCGGAAGCCTGCTTGTAGAATGCGTGTTCCGGATCTCTTTTAATACCTGAAATCCATCCATTTCAGGCATCATTAAATCAAGCACCAGTACATCAGGAAGTTCTGTTTTTAAATAGTTCAGACAATCCCTGCCATTTTCGAACATAATATGATCAAGGTTTTCATTTACGAGTGTCCGTCGTATTTGCATCCGATCTATTTCTGAATCATCAACAATGGCAATTTTCCTTGCATTAGTATTGATTTTACGAATCTTTTGAATCAGCAAATTTTTGTCGACTGGTTTTTGTATGTAACCCACAGCCCCCAATGCCAGACTTGTTTCCAGATCATCCGATTTCGAAATAATAATTACAGGAATATCTCTTGTAGCAGAATTCCGTTGCAGTTTTTGCAAAACTTCCCAGCCATCTATTTCCGGCATTAGAATATCCAGAGTTATGGCATACGGCTTGTGTAAAACAGCCAATTCTAATGCTTCAGTTCCCGAATGCGCCTTGATGGTAGTGTAGCCCTCATTTTCAAGTTTTTTCGAAATTTCAGCAACAAGTTTTTTGTCGTCATCCACTACAAGAATTGCTTTCGAATTTCCCATTGCCGGATTCTCCGCTATTTGAGTTACAGCTTCAAGCACTTTCGACTGACTCACTTCGCTTGGAATTTCGATACTAAATGTTGAACCTACTCCTTTTACACTTTCAACCTTAATCGTTCCATTCAAAGCCTCAATTATTTTACTGGCAATTGCCAATCCCAGTCCGGTGCCTTCATAAGCTCTCGATGTGGTACCATCTGCTTGCCTGAACTCTTGAAAAATTAAAGGCAAAACATCAGCATCAATTCCAATACCAGTATCCTTTATCACTATACAAACATTTTCATTTCTTTGCTCGCATAAAACGTTAACCGAACCTTTTTCGGTAAATTTTATTGCATTCCCCAGCACATTTGTAATTACCTGATTCAAGCGGTTTTCATCACTGTCAATTTGTATTTCACCAATAATATCCAGTTTCAATTCTATCCCCTTGTCTGCTGCCAAAGCCTGAAGACTCTCAACAGTATAAGTCAGAGCAGAATTTAAGGAAAAAGTCCGTATATCCATTTCCATTTTACCAGCTTCAACTTTCGACAGATCCAGAATATCATTTATCAGCGATAATAATCTTTTCCCGTTACGCTCAATTATTTTCAGATAATTGGTTTCATCGTCATCCAATTTACCAGCCAACTGCATTCTTAACACATTCGAAAGTGCATTTATCGAATTTAACGGTGTTCTAAGTTCATGACTCATATTGGATAAGAACTCGCTTTTTAAACGGTTGGCTTCTTCTACCTGTCTTCGTTGCATTTCCAACTCCACATTCTGTTCAAGTAAACTGTCACTTGATACTTTCAGCTCATCCGACTGCTGTTTTAATTCTTCAGTTTGTTCCTGCAACTCTTCCGATTGCGCCTCTAACTCTTGATTTACCAGAACAAGTTGTTCCGAGAATTTTCGTGTTTTCCGATTGGCTAACAAGGTATTAAACGAAGCATTGATTATTGGCTGAGCCTGCTCGATTATGGTAAGACTCTCGTTTGTAAAAGCAAGAATACTGACACATGAAATAAGAGCAATAACCTTCTGGTCTTGAACAACAGGTATAGTTATTACTTCTTTAGGGATGAGTTCGCCTGCTACTGAGTTATAAAGAAAGATTGTATCGTTGGAGATATTGCGTAAATGATATAACTTTTGAGATCGGATGACATTTCCGAGGTCTCCGGGAGAATTAGCAATATCGAATGATTTAAGCTGAGTAGCATTCGTTCCAATGGAAGCCAGAGGAATAAAGTTGTCTGCACCTTCTTCCCTGATGTAAAATGTTGCCATTTGAGAATCAGTCAGATCTGCCAGTTTTAAAAGCAGTGACTCGGCAAAATCGATTAATTTTATTTTACCCAGCATTGCTCCGGAAATCCCGGACAAACCCTCTAAAACACTATTCCGCAACTCAATAGAATCGGCCATTTTATTAAAAGAAATAGCCAACTGACTAATTTCATCTTTTGCCTTCACATCATGTCGAACACTTAAATCTCCTGATCCTATTTTGCCGGCAATTACATTCAATTTTCGAATTGGACTAACCAAACTTCGCGTAAAAACAAAAATTATAACAGAGCTGAAAATAAAAATTACAGACAAAAGAAGAATCATAAACCTGAAGGAACGTTTTTCATCTGCTTTTGTAAGAGCATAAAAACTATCTGCCTTAGCATTTGCAAAATCAACCATCACATCCACATCGGTCAAAACCTTATTAACATGTTTGGCTCCCTTCCCTTTTGTTATGGCAATGGCCTCATCTTTTTTCCCTTGCTGCCACAAATAAATTACTTCTTCTCGAATAGGCTTCCAATCTAAAAAACTTTCATGTGCCTTTTTAACATCATCCATATTGCCAAGAAACTGACTGTACACAACGTCAAACTTCTTATTAACAACATCTTCCAATCGATCAACCTCTTGCTCAGCTATAAAAAGTTCTTGTTCGTTATTTGCCAGCGCAACATCTTTCATCGAACGATGAATGGCAATAATATTGGTTTTAATATCCCTAACAGCATTACTAACTGTTAAGGGATGCATGTACATATTCTCGGTTGCTTTGGTCGCAGTTGAGATATTTTGTAATGCAATAATTCCTATTAAAATTGAGAAAGCAACAATTATTGCAAAACCCAACGCCAAACGAACTCCAATATTTAAATTTCTAATGCCCATTGTGTTTTTTCCTATATGTTTTACAGAAATCATCTATTTGTTGAAATTTATTTCCAAAATGTTTTGGAGGAATTTCAGCGTCTCCTAAAATTAAAATTCCATCCATTATACAAGATTTATATAGTTTTTCAAAAATAAGATTCTGATATTCTTCGTTAAAATAGATCAATACATTTCTGCAAAGGATAAGGTCAAATTCGCCATAAATACTATCAGAAGGAGCATAACTGTTCTGGTCTAAAAGATTGTATTGTGAGAAGTGAACCTTGTTTTTCAACACAGTGTTAATAATGTATTTGTCGTTGGTTTGCTTAAAAAACTGTTTTAAGTACTTTAATTTAACCTCCTCTACACTGCTTTGGTCGTATTCTCCTTTTTTTGCAAACTCCAATGCCGAAGAATCATAATCAGTGGCAAAAATGTCAACGTCAATTTCCAATTTCTCCTTTTTACAATATTCATCAATTAATATAGCCAGGCTATACGCTTCTTCTCCTCTTGCACAACCTGCCGACCAAACTCGAAGAGAATTTCGACCTGCAGCTATTGTTTGTGTTATCAATTCGGGCAGGATCCTTTTTTTTATTACCTCAAAGGTGTACGAATCTCTAAAAAATTGGCTTACATTAATCATAAAATTATTTACCAATTCTTTCGCTTCCTCTTGGTTGTTTTGTAATAGCGTATAATAAAGTTCAGGCGTCCCAAAATGCATTCTCAGAATGCGGTTATCAATTCTGCGAATTAACATTGGTAATTTATAGGCTTCAAAATCAAAACTTTCTTTGGCCT
The sequence above is a segment of the uncultured Draconibacterium sp. genome. Coding sequences within it:
- a CDS encoding response regulator gives rise to the protein MGIRNLNIGVRLALGFAIIVAFSILIGIIALQNISTATKATENMYMHPLTVSNAVRDIKTNIIAIHRSMKDVALANNEQELFIAEQEVDRLEDVVNKKFDVVYSQFLGNMDDVKKAHESFLDWKPIREEVIYLWQQGKKDEAIAITKGKGAKHVNKVLTDVDVMVDFANAKADSFYALTKADEKRSFRFMILLLSVIFIFSSVIIFVFTRSLVSPIRKLNVIAGKIGSGDLSVRHDVKAKDEISQLAISFNKMADSIELRNSVLEGLSGISGAMLGKIKLIDFAESLLLKLADLTDSQMATFYIREEGADNFIPLASIGTNATQLKSFDIANSPGDLGNVIRSQKLYHLRNISNDTIFLYNSVAGELIPKEVITIPVVQDQKVIALISCVSILAFTNESLTIIEQAQPIINASFNTLLANRKTRKFSEQLVLVNQELEAQSEELQEQTEELKQQSDELKVSSDSLLEQNVELEMQRRQVEEANRLKSEFLSNMSHELRTPLNSINALSNVLRMQLAGKLDDDETNYLKIIERNGKRLLSLINDILDLSKVEAGKMEMDIRTFSLNSALTYTVESLQALAADKGIELKLDIIGEIQIDSDENRLNQVITNVLGNAIKFTEKGSVNVLCEQRNENVCIVIKDTGIGIDADVLPLIFQEFRQADGTTSRAYEGTGLGLAIASKIIEALNGTIKVESVKGVGSTFSIEIPSEVSQSKVLEAVTQIAENPAMGNSKAILVVDDDKKLVAEISKKLENEGYTTIKAHSGTEALELAVLHKPYAITLDILMPEIDGWEVLQKLQRNSATRDIPVIIISKSDDLETSLALGAVGYIQKPVDKNLLIQKIRKINTNARKIAIVDDSEIDRMQIRRTLVNENLDHIMFENGRDCLNYLKTELPDVLVLDLMMPEMDGFQVLKEIRNTHSTSRLPVIVVTAKDLSQTEKDFLRGRATAILAKGDTTKAEVVNEIYRIVSQMESETQNETEKPNKNTGTILIIEDNESAVIQIRKVLQKAGLNVHHASGGKEALEFVKHTVPDGIILDLMMPEMDGFEVLENIRSAESTREIPVIILTAKNLTKADLDKLSANNIQQLIQKGDINVIELLSKVNQMLGVGNPSIKKAETASLKTSDERIIEERKKAKILIVEDNPDNRITVRAIIGNKYETIEAEDGELGIQKSLTELPDLILLDISLPKKDGFDVIAALKENQKTKNIPVIALTAKAMKGDREKITEAGCDEYISKPIDAVELLQKINLLLLK
- a CDS encoding protein-glutamate O-methyltransferase CheR, which encodes MQNSVYNKILLHLKAKESFDFEAYKLPMLIRRIDNRILRMHFGTPELYYTLLQNNQEEAKELVNNFMINVSQFFRDSYTFEVIKKRILPELITQTIAAGRNSLRVWSAGCARGEEAYSLAILIDEYCKKEKLEIDVDIFATDYDSSALEFAKKGEYDQSSVEEVKLKYLKQFFKQTNDKYIINTVLKNKVHFSQYNLLDQNSYAPSDSIYGEFDLILCRNVLIYFNEEYQNLIFEKLYKSCIMDGILILGDAEIPPKHFGNKFQQIDDFCKTYRKKHNGH